A single genomic interval of Solimonas sp. K1W22B-7 harbors:
- the murG gene encoding undecaprenyldiphospho-muramoylpentapeptide beta-N-acetylglucosaminyltransferase: protein MKVMIMAGGTGGHVYPALAIADALRKQGHEVVWMGAPDSFESRTVPGHGIAIEFIRVSGLRGKGIAKLFQAPLLLIRALRDAIAVLRRQQPQLVLGMGGFAAGPGGVAAWLTRRPLLIHEQNAAAGMTNRLLARIASRVLEAFPHTFSKALTVGNPVRAGFAELPAPSQRLAREGAMRVLVVGGSQGAKALNTLVPKALSLLPEAARPQVRHQAGRTLETAQQCYAESGVAASIEAFIDDMPAAYAWADLVVCRAGASTIAELAAAGCAALLVPFPAAVDDHQTRNGEYLVAAGAAQLVQERDLNPELLSALLSALLSDRAALAQMGEAARRAAWTDATERIVAECLAQGSARA from the coding sequence ATGAAGGTGATGATCATGGCGGGTGGCACCGGCGGCCACGTGTACCCTGCCTTGGCCATCGCCGACGCCCTGCGCAAGCAGGGCCACGAGGTGGTGTGGATGGGCGCACCCGACAGCTTCGAGTCGCGCACGGTGCCCGGGCATGGCATCGCCATCGAATTCATCCGTGTCAGCGGCCTGCGCGGCAAGGGCATCGCCAAGCTGTTCCAGGCGCCGCTGCTGCTGATCCGCGCGCTGCGCGACGCGATCGCGGTGCTGCGCCGCCAGCAGCCGCAGCTGGTGCTGGGCATGGGCGGCTTCGCCGCCGGCCCCGGTGGCGTCGCCGCCTGGCTGACGCGCCGGCCGCTGCTGATCCATGAGCAGAACGCCGCCGCCGGCATGACCAACCGCCTGCTGGCGCGCATCGCCAGCCGCGTGCTGGAAGCCTTCCCCCATACCTTCAGCAAGGCGCTGACCGTGGGCAACCCGGTGCGCGCCGGCTTCGCCGAACTGCCGGCCCCGTCGCAGCGCCTGGCGCGCGAGGGCGCGATGCGCGTGCTGGTGGTCGGTGGCAGCCAGGGCGCCAAGGCGCTCAATACGCTGGTGCCCAAGGCCTTGTCGCTGCTGCCCGAGGCGGCGCGGCCGCAGGTCCGCCACCAGGCCGGCCGCACGCTGGAGACCGCGCAGCAGTGCTATGCCGAGTCCGGCGTCGCTGCCTCGATCGAGGCCTTCATCGACGACATGCCGGCCGCCTATGCCTGGGCCGACCTGGTGGTCTGCCGTGCCGGCGCCTCCACGATCGCCGAGCTGGCGGCCGCCGGCTGTGCCGCGCTGCTGGTGCCGTTCCCGGCGGCGGTGGACGACCACCAGACCCGCAACGGCGAATACCTGGTCGCTGCCGGCGCCGCGCAGCTGGTGCAGGAGCGCGACCTCAACCCGGAACTGCTGTCGGCGCTGCTGTCGGCGCTGCTGTCCGACCGCGCCGCGCTGGCGCAGATGGGCGAGGCTGCGCGCCGCGCCGCCTGGACCGACGCCACGGAGCGCATCGTCGCCGAATGTCTCGCGCAGGGGAGTGCCAGGGCATGA
- the murC gene encoding UDP-N-acetylmuramate--L-alanine ligase, with protein MSRKTMMDTPMRRVRRIHMLGIGGSGMAGIAEVLINLGYEVSGTDLKESAATQRLAEAGAKIFFGHRRENALGADAIVVSTAVKSGNPELEYAHEQHIPVVRRAEMLAELMRFRYGIAIAGTHGKTTTTSLVSSVLAEGGLDPTYVIGGKLKSAGANARLGEGQYLVAEADESDASFLHLSPMISAVTNIDADHLETYGGDFRRLRATFVEFLHRLPFYGLAVMCIDDPVIRETINDIGRPLLTYGFADDADVRASDVRPEGAGAHFTVHFRDGTQEEFHLNLPGNHNVQNALVAVAIGRELGVSVESIRRALSGFQGVGRRCEPHGELKFPQGTALLVDDYGHHPREIAATFQAMRAAHPQRRLVVAFQPHRYSRTRDLFDDFCDILSSADALLLTEVYAAGETPIEGADGRALARGIRARGKVEPVLIRGVQELPGALESIIRDGDLILTLGAGDIGTAPALLSRYRSGST; from the coding sequence ATGAGCAGGAAGACCATGATGGACACTCCGATGCGCCGCGTGCGCCGCATCCACATGCTCGGCATCGGCGGCTCCGGCATGGCCGGCATCGCCGAAGTGCTGATCAACCTCGGCTACGAAGTCAGCGGCACCGACCTCAAGGAAAGCGCCGCCACCCAGCGCCTGGCCGAGGCCGGCGCGAAGATCTTCTTCGGACATCGCCGCGAGAATGCGCTGGGCGCCGATGCCATCGTCGTGTCCACCGCGGTCAAGAGCGGCAACCCGGAGCTGGAGTACGCGCACGAGCAGCATATCCCGGTGGTGCGCCGCGCCGAGATGCTGGCCGAGCTGATGCGCTTCCGCTATGGCATCGCCATCGCCGGCACCCATGGCAAGACCACCACCACCAGCCTGGTGTCGAGTGTGCTGGCCGAGGGCGGGCTCGATCCGACCTACGTCATCGGCGGCAAGCTCAAGTCGGCCGGCGCCAACGCGCGCCTGGGCGAGGGCCAGTACCTGGTGGCCGAAGCGGACGAGAGCGACGCCTCGTTCCTGCACCTGTCGCCGATGATCTCGGCCGTCACCAACATCGACGCCGATCACCTGGAAACCTACGGCGGCGACTTCCGCCGCCTGCGCGCCACCTTCGTCGAGTTCCTGCACCGCCTGCCGTTCTACGGCCTGGCCGTGATGTGCATCGACGATCCGGTGATCCGCGAGACCATCAACGACATCGGCCGCCCGCTGCTGACCTACGGCTTCGCCGACGATGCCGACGTGCGCGCCAGCGATGTGCGGCCGGAAGGCGCCGGTGCGCATTTCACGGTGCATTTCCGCGACGGCACGCAGGAAGAGTTCCATCTCAACCTGCCGGGCAACCACAACGTGCAGAACGCCCTGGTGGCGGTGGCGATCGGCCGCGAACTGGGCGTGAGCGTGGAGTCCATCCGCCGCGCCCTCAGCGGCTTCCAGGGCGTCGGCCGCCGCTGCGAGCCGCACGGCGAACTGAAATTCCCGCAGGGCACCGCGCTACTGGTAGACGACTACGGGCACCACCCGCGCGAGATCGCGGCGACCTTCCAGGCGATGCGCGCGGCGCACCCGCAGCGGCGCCTGGTGGTGGCCTTCCAGCCGCACCGCTACTCGCGCACCCGCGACCTGTTCGACGATTTCTGCGACATCCTCAGCAGTGCCGACGCGCTGCTGCTGACCGAGGTCTACGCCGCCGGCGAGACGCCCATCGAGGGTGCCGACGGCCGCGCCCTGGCGCGCGGCATCCGCGCGCGCGGCAAGGTCGAGCCGGTGCTGATCCGCGGTGTGCAGGAGCTGCCGGGCGCGCTGGAGTCGATCATCCGCGACGGCGACCTGATCCTGACGCTGGGTGCCGGCGACATCGGCACGGCACCGGCGCTGCTGTCGCGCTACCGGAGCGGTAGCACGTGA